The following are from one region of the Candidatus Methylomirabilota bacterium genome:
- the recF gene encoding DNA replication and repair protein RecF (All proteins in this family for which functions are known are DNA-binding proteins that assist the filamentation of RecA onto DNA for the initiation of recombination or recombinational repair.), producing MQILEFRNHRTLSWSPSPKLNLLTGANAQGKTSLLEALGFLVTGRSFRTGRLAEIPTWGIERTTVAGELRRADGAHTVRRALERQPNGAWQTTGDGCSWARAVPFSWADLEILHGSPAVRRNFLDGFAARLYASHRAALTRYRQILGRRNVLLQRGSLAGVGARLAPWDEQLVTVGLELMGRRCRAVAALQTEIARIYPALAGGPAKVEIRYRASLGEATEPAAFLAALERGRAVEVRRGQTLVGPHRDDLAIELDGVDARAFGSRGQQRLLALALRLAEVLPITEATGTTPVLLLDDALSELDAGVRNNVLREIEHSDQVFLTSPEPLTALGGARWVVREGEVAAA from the coding sequence TCTCGAAGCGCTCGGCTTCCTCGTCACCGGGCGGTCATTCCGCACGGGACGGCTGGCCGAGATACCCACCTGGGGTATCGAGCGAACGACCGTGGCGGGCGAGTTGCGCCGGGCCGATGGCGCGCACACGGTGCGGCGCGCGCTCGAGCGGCAGCCGAACGGGGCCTGGCAGACGACGGGTGATGGCTGCTCGTGGGCGCGTGCCGTCCCCTTCAGCTGGGCCGACCTCGAAATCCTCCACGGATCGCCGGCGGTGCGCCGCAACTTCCTGGATGGCTTCGCCGCCCGCCTCTACGCCAGCCACCGGGCGGCACTGACCCGCTATCGTCAGATCCTGGGACGGCGCAACGTACTCCTGCAGCGGGGGTCCCTGGCCGGCGTGGGCGCCCGGCTGGCGCCGTGGGACGAGCAGCTCGTCACGGTCGGCCTGGAGCTGATGGGCCGGCGGTGCCGCGCGGTGGCCGCGCTGCAGACCGAGATCGCCCGGATCTATCCGGCGCTGGCCGGTGGGCCGGCCAAGGTCGAGATTCGCTATCGAGCCTCACTGGGCGAGGCGACGGAGCCGGCGGCCTTCCTGGCCGCCCTGGAGCGCGGTCGAGCGGTGGAGGTGCGGCGCGGGCAGACGCTGGTCGGGCCGCATCGCGACGACCTCGCCATCGAGCTGGACGGCGTAGACGCCCGAGCCTTCGGTTCGCGCGGCCAGCAGCGGCTGCTGGCGCTGGCCTTGCGCCTGGCCGAGGTGCTTCCCATCACCGAGGCGACCGGGACGACCCCGGTGCTCCTCCTGGACGACGCGCTCTCCGAGCTGGACGCCGGCGTCCGGAACAACGTCTTGCGCGAGATCGAGCACAGCGACCAGGTATTCCTGACCTCGCCCGAACCGCTCACGGCCCTCGGCGGTGCCCGCTGGGTCGTGAGGGAAGGCGAGGTGGCCGCGGCATGA